The DNA segment TATATACTTTTTTAAAAATCGAAGTGGAAAAATTTAAAAGTCTTTATTTTTACGCCTAATTATGGCTAGCTCAAGTAAAATTTTCGTTCGTGAAAGTTCTGGGTTAATAAAAGATGTTTCATTAACTGATGCAATAATGCTCAATCTAGGGAACCTCTCTGCAGGAGAAGCTCTCTTCGAGTCTATTTCCCCTTATGTTACTCAAGGAGGAGTATTATGGCTAGCGTCAGTGTTAGCTTTTGTACTATCAATTCCACAAATTATTGTTTACACGCTAATGACGTTAAAAATTAGGAGGACGGGAGGAGATTATGTGTGGATAACTAGAAACATTGACGGAAGACTCGGTTCAATTTTGGCATTATCTTATTTAATACAAAGCACTGCGTATTTTGCAATAATAGCGTTCTTTTCTGCGTCATCAGTTAATGCAGTACTTTGCGTAATTGGTAAGTTAGACGGAAATCCTTCTTTGCTATATTTAGCCTCACACATTTTTGTTAATCCTTATTGCTCTCCAACTTTAGATCAAAGGTTAATATTTTATGGAATTTCTGCACTATTTTTCGGAATTGTAATAGCCTTAAATATAAGGAAAGCATCGTGGGGATATAAACTGGTTACTGGTTTAGGATTATTTTCAATTCTTTCTCTAATTCTAGGAATTATAGTAATAGGCATTAATGCTTCAGACTTTGCCACTAAAATTGCTCCTTTTGCCTCAGCATTTAATATACCAACAACATCAAGCAAAGTTTTCTTCCCTTCAGATTTCAGCATATTTGCAACATTAGCACTTTTACCCATGTTTGCATTATATACATATCCTTGGATTAATGCAGGACCTGCGGTCTCAGCAGAGTTTAGGAACGCAGAAAAGGTTGCAAAACTTAATATCATCATTGCCTCCTTACTAACTTTTTTACTAGTTACTGGAGCGTTTCTAGAGATGGACCTAGTCGCTGGGTATAACTTTAATATTACAGCATATCCTACTTTCATTTATAACTTCTGGACAGTGGCTATTGCCTTAGCAGGTAATCCAGTATTACAGTGGATCATAGGCTTGGGTGTAATACTCTGGAACTTCTATACTTTATCATATGGAGTCGTTATGTTCTCCAGGTACGTGTTTGCACTATCCTTTGATAGAGTATTGCCAGAGAAGTTTTCAGAAGTAAACAAGTACGGCTCTCCAGTTTACGCTCACTTATTAGATTTAACAATAACGTTGATATTACTTGCAGTACCGGTGATGTCAGTCTCTGCAGCTACATCACTTTACGGAACTACAATTTTAGGCGCAGTGTATTTACTTTTCGGAGTATTAGCAGGGGCAGTATATGGATTTAAGAATAAGGAGAGAGTATTACAGATAGCCGGAATAATCGCTGCAGGATACTTATCTTACTTAGCATACGAGGCTGCTACTAATCCATTATTCGGCTTTATGACGTCTAGTGGAGTAAATATGATAACTCTAACATTCGTGGTATCCGCATATGCATTTGCAATCATAGTATATTTCGCATCTTGGTATAAGCATAAGAGAGAAGGAATAGACGTTTCAACAGCTTTTAAAGAAATACCTCCAGAGTAAAAATCTTTTTTAAAGAAAAAGAAAGAAAAGATATTGTCGTTTTTTAATCTGTATAAGGTGGAATCACTTCTCCTGCCGTAGGATCTTTACTATAGTCTATGTATACGTTCTTTACCTTAACGTACTCTTCAACTCCGTATCTTGAGTTCTCTCCAGCTTGACCAGACATTCTAAATCCTGTATGATAACCTTGAGTTGCCTCTGGTCCTGGCATGTTAATGTAAAGCTCTCCAAACTTTATTTCCCTAGCAGCTTTCATAGCTAGACTAACGTCCTTTGTAAACAAGTATGAAGCTAAGCCGTAGTCTGAATCGTTTGCTAACTCTATAACCTCATCGAAATCGTCTCCAACTTTCATTGCACCAATTACTGGACCAAATATTTCTTCCCTGAATATCTTCATATCCTGTCTTACGTCAGTTAATATTGTAGGCATGTAGAAGAAACCTTTAGAATACCTCTCCGGTAACTGTGGTTTACCTCCTCCATATAATATCTTTGCTCCTTGATTTACTGCCTCTTCAACGAAGCCTGAGACTTTCTTTAATTGTTGATCATTTATTAGTGGTCCCATATCACTGGTCCTAGGTTCGCCTATCTTTAACCTCTTGGTTTTCTCTATAAACAGATTGAGGAATTTATCGTAGACGTCTTCGTGGACGTAAAGCCTCTCTGCTGCAATGCACGATTGACCAGCGTTCCAGTACTTTGCCCACATCAATACTTTTGCGGCTAATTCTAAGTCAGCATCCTTCCATACGATGAACGGAGCTTTTCCTCCCAACTCTAGAATTAATTTAGCCATGATTGAGGAGGCAGACTTCATTACTTGAACTCCAGTCCTTGATTCTCCAGTCAAGGTTATTACTGAGATCTTTTTGTGAGAAGTCATGTAATCTCCTATAACGCTTCCTTTGCCAGTTATTAGGTTAACAGTTCCGGGAGGAAATCCTGCTTGTCTTACTTTCTCAACTATCCAACCTGCTACAAACGGTGTATCTGAGCTAGGCTTTAGAACTACTGTATTACCGGTTATTAATGCTGGGCCTATTTTTCTAGCTATCATTGCGGCTGGAAAGTTCCATGGAGTTATGGCAAGAACTACGCCATAGGGAACCTTATACTGGAATATAACTCTCTCTGGCTTTGTTCCCTCAACAACGTCGCCGGTAATTTTTCTTGCAAATTCCGCATAATACTGTAACTGATCTAAGACTCCATCAACTTCTTGTACTGCCTCTTTTCTAGGCTTTCCTACTTCGTCCATTAATAGGTTTTCTAAGCTCTCTCTGTCCTGCCTAATTAGGTCAATTAGTCTGTAGAGATATTTACTCCTCTCAACTGAAGTTAATTTCTCCCATTTCTTCTGCGCATCATATGCTGCATCTATTGCTCTATCTACATCTTCTTTTGATGCCGCGGCAAATTTTCCGTAAAGTTCTCCTGTAGAAGGATTATATTTATTTAAGTATTCTTCAGAAGAAGGCTTAACCCATTCTCCGTTAATGAATAACTCTTGAATTTTCTCCATATATTAATTTCGACTTCTAACCTTAAAAATAATGCCACCCTCAATCAATTAAACTGGAAATTAACGTTGTTAATTTGTTAGACTCAGAGTGAGTTTAAAATTTTATTCTCTGTAACAAAGTATAATCCTCATTATTAATAATGCTAGTTAGGAGCTTCTTCCTTTCACATAGTTAACGATTTTGGTGTTTAATTTTTTAAGATAAGACTTTGCTTCTCTTATCGTGAAAAGAAAGCTTAACTTACTTGAGGCTACAGCAATAGGTTTGGGAAATATTATTGGAGCAGGAATATTTGTAATGGCGGGGAGCATAATTTACTTAGCAGGACCAGGGGCGTTACTTTCTTTCATCGTCACGGGTTTGTTAGCAATGAGCATAGGGTTAAACAGCGCTGAATTAGCGTCAAAATTTCCTAACACCGAAGGTGGAGTTTACTCTTTTGCTAAGCTGACCATGGGAGACACTGTAGGCTTTCTAGTTGGATGGATGAGAATGATCTCTTACTCTATCTCTGGTGCAGCTACTGCCCTAGGTTTCGCAAGTTATTTACCTTTTCCTTCCCTTGACTATGTAATTGCGGGAGTATTAATAATAGCCCTTGGCTTAATTTACTTGGCAGGATTAAAATTAGCATCAGAAATTGAAACTGCGTTAGTTATTATAAACATAATAGGACTTGTCTCTTTCATTTCATTTTCTATCCTTGTAGGTAAATTCGTTTCTTCGCATTTTACCCCAATAGCCCCTCATGGGATTCAAGGCATACTTTCCGGAGCTTCTCTAGCTTTCTTCGCTTATTCGGGATTTAACACAATAGCTACTTTAACTCCAGACGTTGAGGACGGAGAAAGGAAAGTTCCAAAGGCAATAATCCTTTCCTTAATTGTTACTTCTATACTTTACATCTTGGTAGTATTTTCCATGCTTTACGTATTGCCATGGCAAGTTTACGGTACTCAAGGTAATCCTTTATCTTTTGCCCTCCAACAGATTCACGCCCCTACTTACGTAGTTATATTAATTTCGACTACAGCAATAATTGCTACAGTAACTGTTACTTTATCAACTATAATAGCAACTGTTAGGACACTAAAGCAAATGGCGGAAGATGATTTAATACCTCGAAGATTTTCCAAAGATACTCTTTCGTCTGTTGTAGTTTTAGGAATAATGATCTCCTCTCTAGCTTTAGGTAACGTGGAAGTAATAGGTTTAGTCTCAAACTTTGGTACAGTGTTTTCATATATTACTACCGCTGCGGCAGTAATTATTTCTAGGAGGAGAGGAATGCATGGAAAGTTTTCAGCACCTGCTTACCCTGTCCTGCAAATGATTTCCATCATTCTCTCCTTAGTGGTTATCGTCTCTTTAGGTAAAGAAAGTTTAATGCTTGGTGCAGTTTCACTAATAATTGGGCTGTTAATTCATGAAGTTCATGTTCAGATAAACGTAATAGAGAAAGGAAAAAGATTAAGTCCTCACGGCAAATTAGAATAACATTTTTAAATTTGGAAGAGAAAGTAATCTATGGATAAATTTGTTACCCATCTTCTAAATCCAGAAAGGAGGAAGATAGAAGATCCAGAAAAGTTCCTTCCTTCTCTTATCCACGGCGTTGTTGCAGAGTTAGGTTGTGGTCCAGGATATTATTGCCAGTTCTTGGTTAAGTATGCAGAGAAGGTTTACTGTGTGGATAGGAATAAGGAACTCCTAGACATTGCTAGAGAGTTAGCAAAGGGCGCGATATTCCTTAATGAAGACGCTTGTAAAACGTCTATTCCTTCATCTTCCGTAGACCAGGTTTTATTTGCAAACTCTTTCCACGATATGAGGGATAAGAAGAAAGTTTACGAGGAAGTTAAGAGAATTCTTAAGCCTGGAGGTGAGATTATAATAATAGACTGGAAGAAAGACGCCAACTTTGGACCACCTAAGAGCGTAAGGATGAGCAAAGAAGACTACGTCAATTTCTTTTCACAGGATTTCGAGCTAGAAAAAGAATTTGAAGTTGGACCTTATCATTTTGGATTAGTATTAAAAAGAAAGAGTGATAAAAAGTGAATTTAAGTTAGAAGGTGCATATATTATCTCTTCTTTTTATTCTTCAATTTTCTCAACTTCTGTTAACGGTCTCGCAACCTCCTCTAAGCTTTTTCTTTCCGCGTTAACACCGTAAAATATCTCTACTACTCCTGCAATTGCCATTAAACTCGCTCCTAATAGGTAACCGTAGAATAGATTTATCGGCAAACCGGAGCCTATTAATGCACCGAAGACTGAAGGAGCTATTGCTCCTCCTATTCCGGTCCCTATTGCGTAAAATACTGCAATTGCCATTGCCCTAATTTCTAAAGGAAATACTTCGCTAACTGTTAAGTAAGCTGAGCTTGCTCCTGCTGAGGCGAAGAAGAATATTACTACCCATGCTATAGTTTGAGTTAGTGCGCTCAATACTCCTAGGTAGAATAGGTATCCAGTGAAGGCAAGAAGCGCCCCCGATAGTATATAAGTTAATGATATCATGGTTTTCCTTCCTAATGTGTCAAATAGTTTTCCTAGTAATAGTGGGCCGAAGAAGTTACCTATTGCGAAAGGAAATATATAAAGACCTATTTGATCTGCGGGAACACCGTAGAATTTGCCTAGTATTAATGCATAAGTGAAGAATATTGCGTTATATAGGAATGCTTGCCCAGCCATTAGCCATAGACCTAGGATTGCCCTCTTAGGATATTTCTTAAATACTGTATTTATGACATCGCTGAAACCTATCGTATCTCTGGGATGAATAACTAAGAATTTCTGAGGTTCCTCAAGTTCTTTCCCTGTTTGGTCTCTCACTTTATTCTCTATCTGAGTAACTATCTCTTCCGCTTCGTCAACTCTTCCGTGAACTAATAGCCATCTGGGACTTTCTGGCAAATATCTCCTTATGAGGAGAACTGCAAAGGCCAAGGAAGCTCCTACAAAGAACGCTAATCTCCAACCTAAGTTTATTGGAAAGACTGCCGGATTTAGTATATAAAGTGAAAGTGCCGAGCCCACTATTGTTCCAATCCACCAGCTACCGTTTATTGCCAAATCGACCCAACCTCTTACCCTTGCAGGAATTAACTCGTCTATTGCAGAATTTATTGCAGAATACTCTCCACCTATTCCCAATCCCGTTATTGTTCTAAATATTGCGAGTGATATAAAGTTCCAAGAAATAGCTGAAGCTACAGTTCCCGCAATGTAAGTTCCTAAAGTTATCATGAATAACCTTTTCCTTCCATACCTATCTGTCAAATAAGAGAAGAATATTGCACCAACTACCGCACCTATCAAGTAGGCTGTCCCTAAAAATCCTACTTCAAAGCAGGATAAGCCCAATGTTACTGGACTCCTTAAAACATCTCCTATTATGCCGACTATTGTTACTTCTAGACCATCTAAAATCCAAGTTATTCCCAAGGATATTACCACAAGAATGTGCCAGGGTGACCAAGGCAATCTATCTAATCTAAAGGGAATGTTTGTGTGAATTCGTTTTTGCTCTGCCATAAAAAACACCCTTTAATCATTATGTATATTATTTTACTTAAACCTTTCTTGGAAATATAAGTAGTATAAGTTAGTTAAGTAAAATTTTATTATCCGTCGTTAGATATATACTTCTAAAAATGTTTATATAATCTTTCAAATCTACGTTTAGTACAAAACTAAATTGAATAAAGGGAAGAGGCGTAAAGAAGAAGGAAAATTTCCTAATAAGATCTCTTCACGTTTGTTGAACCGCCTAAAACTGAAAATAATGCCGCTATGATTATGATTATTGCAGAAATCAAAAACGCAAAATGTAAGCCATTAACAAAGGCATTACTTACGCCACCCTCCAAAACGTTAGTTCCTAGGAAAATTTCAAAAGCGACCTGCCTTGGAACTACTAAAGTTGCTATGGTAATACTCATAACGTAACTTAAGGTAGTTCCTATACTGCCTAAAGTCCTCGAAACCCCTGATACTGAACCATAGTATTCTTTAGGTGCAGAAAACATAACTGCAGTAGCGTTTGATGGCCAGAACATTGCCGAGCCTATACCGGTTATTGCGGTTATCCATAATATCGTGAAATAAGGAGTAGACGGGGTTAGAATAAAATAATAGAGCATGAGAGATGAGAAAATGAAAAGCAAGCCTATTCCTGCCAATAATCCTGGCCTTCCTTTATCGGCAATCCTTCCCATGAAGGGAGCCAATACGCTGGCAACCACGTAGCCCGGCGTTAAAAGTAATGAAGATTGTAGAGGAGTTAATCCTCTAACTCCTTGTAAGTACATTATTAAAAGGAATGTAATTGAAAGAGCTCCTATTCCTTGAAATAGGCTAGCTAATAAGGAAAAAGACAAAAGCTTTATTTTAAATACTCTCAAATTTATTATTGGAGATTGTACTTTACTTTCGTTTAGTATAAACAACGGGAGTAAAGCAATTCCGAGTATTATTTCTACCACGTCCATAATATTGACTCCTACCGTTTGTCCCTACACTTTCATTTCACTCATTTTATTAATCATGATCAAGTGTAGGGACTTAGCCCTCAACCACCTGCCAGCCTTAACGACAGGTGGGTCATGGGACTCCTTAGAGCCCAACGGCACGGGGCTCACATCTCCAGCCCTTTTCCTCAAATTATATAACGCAACAACATCCCTATGCCACCTCTCTCCTCCCTTCCCACAAACACCAACCCTTGGGGCAGAGCCCCCATCGGGTTGATAAATAATCTTCGACCCGTGAACAGGGCAAATAGAAGAAGTATAAGTAGGATTAACCAAGATTACGGGAACACCAAACTCCCTAGCCTTCTCAACAATAGCATTTTTCATTGAAGAAAATGCCGAACGATAAATCCTCAACCTAAGCTGTTTATCCTTCACACCCTTAACCATATGCTCCGGAACTCTCTTTGGCAAATCCTCCAAGACTATAGCACTCCTACTCCCAAAAGCCTCCTTAACAATCAACTTAGCAAACTTCCTCCTAACATCAAGCTTCTTATCCCTCTCCCTCAACTTCCTCAACTTCCTCCTAACCTCCCTATCCTTAGTAGACCTACCATTAGTTATCGACCTCCTTTTATACTCATAACCCAGAGTAATCATCCTAGTGTTAGTCTCCAATAATAAGGGCTTACCATCAACTAGAACTGAAACAGAATTCTCGTTAAGGTCTACTGGAATAAAACCCCTTGGATCGTAAGATTTAACATCCTTCTTAAAAACTATGAAGAACTCTACAACATTCCCCTTCAACAGTTTAAACCTAGCCTCACTAGCAATTAACCAACCGTTGTTATAATACCTCCAAAAGATCTTTGGGAAGATTGGAGAAATGAAAACTCTACCCCTCTTAGTAGCAATTGAAATCACGCTGAGGCTGAACTTCCACAAGTGGTCATCAAGATGAACAGTAACCCTCCTAACTGACGGTATGTCAGTATAACTCCTTCCTCTCTTCTTCAACTTATTGAAGCTATCTAGCCTCTCGCTGGCATCTTCACAAGCGGTGTAAATATAATGGGATGGCAAGTCCCTGTGCTTCTCCCTCTCAGTCTTGTAAATCCCGGCCTTAATCCTAATGAATGACGTTGTGTTCTTTGTAAGCCCGTAATTTACTGCCTCCTCTAGAACCTCTCTATACTCTTTCTCAACTTCTTTGAGTGCTGAGTAGGTGGCGTAATTAACCTTAACTCTTAACTTCACCGTCCTCTCCACTTAACTCACCTATTAGTTTTTTACACCTTGAACTAGGGTAGTTCGTTAGGTAGTTTATTTGTCTCTCTAAATCCTCTTTTTGGTCTGTTGAGGATACTCTTGCGTAAATTACTGCCCTTATTTCCTCCCTTCTTTCTAGGTATTTTTTCACCTCGCCGTAGGGTATTCTGTACTTCCAGCCTTCAGTTGTTATTGCCCTAATTTTTCCTTCCCTAATCCATCTTAACAAGGTTGTGTATGAAATGCTGAGCAGTTGGCAAGCCTCCCTGGGTCTCAGTAGTTTCTCCACAAAATTAGCTGATAATAGACGAATATAAAAAGTTCTCAATTGTCATGAAAAAGGATTCAGTCCCTTGGGAGGAAGTCAGTTAGATAAGCTGAAAGCTTAAAATTGGAAGGAATAGGGAGAAGATTACTTGAATTTGAAGGAGAAAGCTAAGAATTATTGAGATTGTTAAACTTTCTTTTCCAACCTACTTAGTATTGACCTTACTTGCCTTTCCAACCTGCTAAGTCTGCTCTCAAAGTCGTCCTCGTAATCGTCGTAAAAGCCAAAAAGCCCTCTAATTCTCGAAAATACGACTTCCCCTAAATTTTCGAGTATAGGAGTGTAACCTTTCTTAATTACCTTGTAAAGTCTTTGCACCTTCCCTACCCCCATGGGTAAAATCATTATTCCTCCTTCCTCGAGTTGTTCATAAGGCTTACATAAAAGAGTTGGCGTAGAAGCCCAGGCTATTACTCTATCAAAGGGCTTCTCCTCTTCATATCCTAACGTCCCGTCTCCTAGCACTAGCTTTACGTTTTGGTACTCGGAAAGCAATCTAGAGGAGTATCTATACATTTCCTCGTTAATCTCCACGCTAACGACCTTATCAACGATTTCCGCAATTAGAGCAGTATAGTAACCAATCCCAGTCCCTATTTCAAGGACTTTTTGACCCTTATGCAAATTCAATTCGTCAAGCATGTAAATTCCTAAGCTCAAGGCTGTGGTAGTAACCCCCGGTAAAATAGGCAAGGGCTCATCTACGTAAGTATAAGCATAACTTTTTAGGTTATCTGGCAGAAACTTTGCCCTATCAACTTTCTTAAATGCTTCAGCCAACTCTGGGTTCTTAATCTTCCTAAGGATTTCTTCTCTTTCATTCATAAGTATAATAGGATTTAATAAGAATAAAGGTTAGCTATTCCATGAAAGCGTTAAACTACATGGACTTTGACGAGTATTCTTGTTGCCTTCTTTAGAATGTTTAACGCACCATTCAAATCGCTGTGAAGTTTATGCCCCTTGGGGCAAATAACTACTCCTCTTGGGTTCCTCTTAACTTCCACGCCATGATAAGCACAGTACTTTGACGTATTGTACTCAACGACTTCATACACTTTCATACCATATTCTATGGATTCCATTAACTTATGGTAAGACCACATATTCAGTGTGAACTTATTACCCTTCTCCTTCACAATATTGAATGGGTAACCTAAGTAAATTGTCGATACTCCTAGTTCGTAGAGTGTTTTAATAAGGTGAGAGGCTAAGTTACGGTAGAGGTGAAGAAGGCGTCTTGTTAGTTTCTTAAACAACCTCCTCTTCTCCCTTAACAATTCCAGATATGCTTCACCCTCGCCAATGTTTCTGGTTCTGTCAGCTAACGATTGAACTTCTGCAATTAGTATTAGCTTTCTTTTCCTTGCTTCTCTGTCCTTCCAGTATATAGGCGGAGAAACGCGGTTCATGTGTGGTGGTTTTCCCTCCTTCTTCAGTTTTAACAAGGAGAAGAATGATGACCAAGCTTCATTATTCTTCTGAAGGACAGCTTGAGCATTAACGCCCAATTTGTCCTTATACTTCTCGTAGTACTTGTTCCACGTTCCCTTAAAGTCTACTTTCCCTTCGTGAAAGAATTGTTGTCTTCTTTCATAGTTAACTTCGTTGAAGAGCTTTGCAGAGAGATTAGCTAATCTCCTCAGTTTTCTTTCTTGAAAACCATTTGGAAGAAGACGGACTACGTTTGCCCTCTTTTCTGAGTATTTAACTTCGTAGACACCCTCCTCCGGTATTGCGGGAGTAGAACTTGGCTACCGCTCCTCATAAAGTTGACCAGAGGAGGGTGCAATGACGAATAGTCATTGTTGAAGGTTAAATAGCTTTACCCCGTCCCTAGAAGGGGCGAGGTTTGTCGTTCATTTTATTACTAAACCAATCTTAACGCCTTTTATAGAGCGTTAAATAGTTTAGAGGATTTTCAATTAAATATAATAGCCATATAACAATTATTTGAATATAACATTTATTTATTCAATTATTCTTATGCAGTATACTATATAAGCTTTACGTAATTCTTATGCAGTATACTGCATAAGCTTATAAATAACAAGGAGAATTATATACTGTGAGTGAAATAAAACAAGTGTTGGTAGACCAGAGAGCTAGACTAGAAAGAAAATTTGAAAATGAAAGAATTATAGAGAGAGATGTTCCAAATTTGAAAAAATATCTTTCTCACCCCAACGTCCTTGCGATACTTGGAGTTAGGAGGAGTGGAAAGTCAACATTGGCTGAAATGTTATTAAGAGGAGAAAATTTTGGGTACATAAACTTTGACGATGATAGACTAGCTGGAATTAAAGTTGAGGATTTACATAAAGTGGAAAAGGCTATTTACGAGTTATTTGGTGAGGTAGAATATTTCCTTTTTGACGAAATTCAAAACGTGGAAGGCTGGGAATTGTTTGTAAATAGGCTGAGGGAAGAAGGAAAGAGGATAATAATAACTGGGAGTAATTCAAAACTCCTTTCTGGAGAACTGGCAACTGCCTTAACTGGAAGGCATATAAACTTCACTTTATTCCCCTTTTCCTTTTCCGAATATCTGAGGTTTAAAGGAGTTAAAATCGAAAGAATAAAAGATACATTTACCACGCCATCAGAGGGAGTTATTAAAAGGGAGTTAGAAAATTATATGAGAGTTGGAGGCTTTCCTGAAGTACTAAAGATCTCTGAGGACTTCATTTTCTCAATATTTTCAGACATTGTGTATAAGGACGTTGTGCAAAGGTTAAGGATTAAGAGGATAGAACTATTCAAAGCCTTTGCCGTTAACGTAATAAAGTATTATTCTAACGAAATTTCATTGTCCAAACTATCTAAAACACTAAAACTTAGCAACAACACAGTGGAGGAATGGTTTAATGGTCTTGTAAACGCTTACGTAATAATAACATCCGAAAGGTTCACAAACAAACCTAGGGAAGGTATTACTTCGCCAAAGAAAGTCTACGTTGTAGACCCAGGGTTCATATCTTCAATTGCACTCGACAGTTCAAAGGGAAGGATAATGGAGAACCTTGTTGCCTTAAAATTATCTAGGATGGGAGAAAATCTCTTTTATTTTAAAGGGGATAACTACGAAATAGATTTTTTCACAAGGGATAAAGCAATCCAAGTTACTTACGCCTCTGGAAAGGACGAAATTCCTAAAAGGGAAATTGAAGGGCTAAACAAGGTCAAGGCTAGGGACAAGATCGTAATAACTTGGGACTATGAGGACAAGATAAGAGAGATAAATTTTATACCAATATGGAAATTTTTACTAGATAGTAACGATTAATATAAATTACAATAAAAATCCGTTTTAACTTCAAGCCCCACGATTTTGGTAAATAAAGCTCTTATAGCTAGAATGTTAACTCGAATGTTGTTTAAACATTGAATTATTAATATTGTGTTATTTTTTTTAAAAAAATTACTTAAATTTATATATAAAATACGATATTCCAATCGTCTTTATTACGTCTCCAATAATCACTATTATCCATAGATCAAATAAAAATAATGGCAGACTAGCTGTAAATATTACTTCACAATAGAGGAAAAAGTAGACTTACTTTTTAATGTAAGAAAAATTGAAATTACTACAATTAGCTCGAACAAATATCCAAAAACTATGAGTTCTATGCTCGTGAATTTTCCAAAGGATAAGAAAATTAACTTAAAGTAATAACGATTGCTATTAAGCCCGAATACTTTAGAATTCCCCTTTTTCTAATGCTATGTATATCTCCTCAGATTCTCTGGGAGAAACTTTGTTCTCTGAACTCCTCCCCGCCCTGGAAGGGCGAGGTTTGTCCTTCATTTTATCAACTCTTTTAAATGCCTCAGCTAACTCGGGTTCTTGATCTTCCTTTAAGGATAAAATGAAAATAAAGGCTAGCCCTTTCATGAAGATATTAAATAAGTTGGGCACTACTTTTAAACATGCAATTGGGTTTTATTTCTAATCAAATAACATCAGCCATTATACAAGGGACTTCAATAGTATGGTTTCCTGTGCCAAAATTTGATTCTCCATCTATCTTTGCTAAATTGCTAGATGAGGACGGAGGAGAATTCTCAATACTCCCTGAGAAAAT comes from the Acidianus infernus genome and includes:
- a CDS encoding D-glyceraldehyde dehydrogenase — translated: MEKIQELFINGEWVKPSSEEYLNKYNPSTGELYGKFAAASKEDVDRAIDAAYDAQKKWEKLTSVERSKYLYRLIDLIRQDRESLENLLMDEVGKPRKEAVQEVDGVLDQLQYYAEFARKITGDVVEGTKPERVIFQYKVPYGVVLAITPWNFPAAMIARKIGPALITGNTVVLKPSSDTPFVAGWIVEKVRQAGFPPGTVNLITGKGSVIGDYMTSHKKISVITLTGESRTGVQVMKSASSIMAKLILELGGKAPFIVWKDADLELAAKVLMWAKYWNAGQSCIAAERLYVHEDVYDKFLNLFIEKTKRLKIGEPRTSDMGPLINDQQLKKVSGFVEEAVNQGAKILYGGGKPQLPERYSKGFFYMPTILTDVRQDMKIFREEIFGPVIGAMKVGDDFDEVIELANDSDYGLASYLFTKDVSLAMKAAREIKFGELYINMPGPEATQGYHTGFRMSGQAGENSRYGVEEYVKVKNVYIDYSKDPTAGEVIPPYTD
- a CDS encoding MFS transporter; amino-acid sequence: MAEQKRIHTNIPFRLDRLPWSPWHILVVISLGITWILDGLEVTIVGIIGDVLRSPVTLGLSCFEVGFLGTAYLIGAVVGAIFFSYLTDRYGRKRLFMITLGTYIAGTVASAISWNFISLAIFRTITGLGIGGEYSAINSAIDELIPARVRGWVDLAINGSWWIGTIVGSALSLYILNPAVFPINLGWRLAFFVGASLAFAVLLIRRYLPESPRWLLVHGRVDEAEEIVTQIENKVRDQTGKELEEPQKFLVIHPRDTIGFSDVINTVFKKYPKRAILGLWLMAGQAFLYNAIFFTYALILGKFYGVPADQIGLYIFPFAIGNFFGPLLLGKLFDTLGRKTMISLTYILSGALLAFTGYLFYLGVLSALTQTIAWVVIFFFASAGASSAYLTVSEVFPLEIRAMAIAVFYAIGTGIGGAIAPSVFGALIGSGLPINLFYGYLLGASLMAIAGVVEIFYGVNAERKSLEEVARPLTEVEKIEE
- a CDS encoding APC family permease, encoding MASSSKIFVRESSGLIKDVSLTDAIMLNLGNLSAGEALFESISPYVTQGGVLWLASVLAFVLSIPQIIVYTLMTLKIRRTGGDYVWITRNIDGRLGSILALSYLIQSTAYFAIIAFFSASSVNAVLCVIGKLDGNPSLLYLASHIFVNPYCSPTLDQRLIFYGISALFFGIVIALNIRKASWGYKLVTGLGLFSILSLILGIIVIGINASDFATKIAPFASAFNIPTTSSKVFFPSDFSIFATLALLPMFALYTYPWINAGPAVSAEFRNAEKVAKLNIIIASLLTFLLVTGAFLEMDLVAGYNFNITAYPTFIYNFWTVAIALAGNPVLQWIIGLGVILWNFYTLSYGVVMFSRYVFALSFDRVLPEKFSEVNKYGSPVYAHLLDLTITLILLAVPVMSVSAATSLYGTTILGAVYLLFGVLAGAVYGFKNKERVLQIAGIIAAGYLSYLAYEAATNPLFGFMTSSGVNMITLTFVVSAYAFAIIVYFASWYKHKREGIDVSTAFKEIPPE
- a CDS encoding transposase; translation: MERTVKLRVKVNYATYSALKEVEKEYREVLEEAVNYGLTKNTTSFIRIKAGIYKTEREKHRDLPSHYIYTACEDASERLDSFNKLKKRGRSYTDIPSVRRVTVHLDDHLWKFSLSVISIATKRGRVFISPIFPKIFWRYYNNGWLIASEARFKLLKGNVVEFFIVFKKDVKSYDPRGFIPVDLNENSVSVLVDGKPLLLETNTRMITLGYEYKRRSITNGRSTKDREVRRKLRKLRERDKKLDVRRKFAKLIVKEAFGSRSAIVLEDLPKRVPEHMVKGVKDKQLRLRIYRSAFSSMKNAIVEKAREFGVPVILVNPTYTSSICPVHGSKIIYQPDGGSAPRVGVCGKGGERWHRDVVALYNLRKRAGDVSPVPLGSKESHDPPVVKAGRWLRAKSLHLIMINKMSEMKV
- a CDS encoding APC family permease, which translates into the protein MKRKLNLLEATAIGLGNIIGAGIFVMAGSIIYLAGPGALLSFIVTGLLAMSIGLNSAELASKFPNTEGGVYSFAKLTMGDTVGFLVGWMRMISYSISGAATALGFASYLPFPSLDYVIAGVLIIALGLIYLAGLKLASEIETALVIINIIGLVSFISFSILVGKFVSSHFTPIAPHGIQGILSGASLAFFAYSGFNTIATLTPDVEDGERKVPKAIILSLIVTSILYILVVFSMLYVLPWQVYGTQGNPLSFALQQIHAPTYVVILISTTAIIATVTVTLSTIIATVRTLKQMAEDDLIPRRFSKDTLSSVVVLGIMISSLALGNVEVIGLVSNFGTVFSYITTAAAVIISRRRGMHGKFSAPAYPVLQMISIILSLVVIVSLGKESLMLGAVSLIIGLLIHEVHVQINVIEKGKRLSPHGKLE
- a CDS encoding class I SAM-dependent methyltransferase codes for the protein MDKFVTHLLNPERRKIEDPEKFLPSLIHGVVAELGCGPGYYCQFLVKYAEKVYCVDRNKELLDIARELAKGAIFLNEDACKTSIPSSSVDQVLFANSFHDMRDKKKVYEEVKRILKPGGEIIIIDWKKDANFGPPKSVRMSKEDYVNFFSQDFELEKEFEVGPYHFGLVLKRKSDKK